The DNA segment ACCGCGAGCCGCGCCAGCGCGCGCCGTGACCCACGGACGAGGACTTGGACTCCTCCGCTTTCGGCGTGGAGTGCGAGTAGCGGTCACAGTCCAGCCCCCAACTGAACCGACAGAGCCACTCGCCGAGAAACCACGCGTTACCGATAGCCCAGGTTCGCCAACCGGCGCTCCACGTCGCGACTCGTCCGGGCGTCGCCCGACTCGCCCCGGTCGCCGTCCGGAAACGCCGGCAGCGCGTCGCGGAGCGACGACTCCACCGCCGGCGGAATCTCGGCCGTCTCTACCGCCGAACCTGACTCGCCTGCCGACAGCGCGAAGCCCTCGGCGTAGTCGTCGCCCTTCGACACCACCAGTTTCCACTCCCCGGCGTAAGCCGCCTTCTTCTCGTAACCGTAGCGCGCGCTCTCGACGAGCAGCGTCCGGTCGGCGGCCGGCGAGTCGAACAGCGACGTACCCGCGGCCTCGGGGAGTTTGAACCCGGCCGCGTCGGCCAGCGTCGGCGCGACGTCGACCAGCGAGGCGGGCGCCCCATCGACGCGCCATTCGCCGTCGAAGCCCGCGGTCCGGAGCGGGACGCGAGTCACCGCCTCGTAGGGTGGACCGCCGTGGCCCACCGAGTAGGCCGGCCGGGGGTCGGCGAAGTTCGCGGCGGCGTGGCGCGACCGCTCCCAGAACGCCTCGCCGTGGTCGCCCGCGACCACCAGCCCCAAATCGTCACCCGCGAGGTCGCTCGCTCGCCGGTGGTACGCTCCGAGGCGGTTGTCGACGTACTCGGCGCAAGCGCGGTAGAGCCGACGGCGGTGCTCGCGGTAGCGTTCGACCGCCGGGGTCGACTCGACCACGTCCTCGTGTCGCCACTCGCGGATTCCCGGAATCGAGTCGTCGACGTCGTGAGCCCACAGGTAGTGCTCGGGCGGAGCGAGTGGTTCGTGGAGGTCGGCGAGGTGGAGGTACGAGAAGGTCCGGCCCTCGGGGCGCTCGGCGAGCCACGAGAGGTGCTCGCCGAGCACGTCGTCGGCCGCGGCGCCCTCGCCGAGTCGGTGCTCGGCGAAGCGCCCCGAGAGCGCGAGGAACGGGACCAGCATGCCGAACCCGCCGTAGATGTCGTAACCCGCGGCGGCGAACCCCTCGGAGAGCGTCGGCACCTCGCTCCGGGGCGGCAGGCCGGTCATGTCGGCCACGGAGTTCGCGAAGTCGTCGGTGCGGCGAATCGCGCCGTGGTCGTGGGGGTACCGCCCCGTCAGCAGCGACGTGACGGAGGGGAACGTCCACGTCGAGGGCGCGAGGGCGTCTCCCCCCGCCAGCGAGTCGAGGAACGGCGTCGGCGCGCCGAGCGCGTCGGCGCGGAGGCAGTCGACGACCACGACGACGACGTGGTCCGGTGCGTCGTTTCGCCATTCCCTCGACCGTTCGCGAGCGCCCGACGCCCACGTCGCGGGCGTCGGGCGCTCGCGGAACTCCCGGTCGGCGCGTCGCTCTCGATACGTGTCCGCGAGATTCGTCTCCGCCGCGAGGCCGCGTTCGGCCGCGCGGTCTACCGCCGCGAGCGCGTCGGTTCGCCACCCCATGGTCGTCAGAGTCACGACGGCGGAAACCATAGTGGTGACGGCACAGCGGTTTTGTCGCCCACCGTCGAACGTCCCGCGGGAAACGATGGGGGAAGACGGAAGCACACCGACCGATGGAGCGACGCGACCGAGCGACGCGGCCGCGGGGGCGGAGGACCGGACGGACGAGGACGAGACACCCCCGGAGAATCGGCGAGAGACGACCGACCGGCCGACGGTTTCGGTCGTCGTACCGACCTACTACCGCAACGACCGACTTCGGGCGGCGCTGTCGAGCGTCGCCGACCAGACCTACCGGCCGGTCGAACTGCTCGTCGTCGACGGGTCGGGCGAGGCCCACGCCCGCCCGGTCGTCGGCGACTTCGCAGGCGAAGTCGCCGACGACTCGTACTTCGAGTGGACCTACGTCCCCCAGAAGCGCGA comes from the Halorussus vallis genome and includes:
- a CDS encoding sulfatase-like hydrolase/transferase; protein product: MGWRTDALAAVDRAAERGLAAETNLADTYRERRADREFRERPTPATWASGARERSREWRNDAPDHVVVVVVDCLRADALGAPTPFLDSLAGGDALAPSTWTFPSVTSLLTGRYPHDHGAIRRTDDFANSVADMTGLPPRSEVPTLSEGFAAAGYDIYGGFGMLVPFLALSGRFAEHRLGEGAAADDVLGEHLSWLAERPEGRTFSYLHLADLHEPLAPPEHYLWAHDVDDSIPGIREWRHEDVVESTPAVERYREHRRRLYRACAEYVDNRLGAYHRRASDLAGDDLGLVVAGDHGEAFWERSRHAAANFADPRPAYSVGHGGPPYEAVTRVPLRTAGFDGEWRVDGAPASLVDVAPTLADAAGFKLPEAAGTSLFDSPAADRTLLVESARYGYEKKAAYAGEWKLVVSKGDDYAEGFALSAGESGSAVETAEIPPAVESSLRDALPAFPDGDRGESGDARTSRDVERRLANLGYR